In Stieleria varia, one genomic interval encodes:
- a CDS encoding DEAD/DEAH box helicase: MDATLQRICSNTFHPETIRIGEQILREGGVGIDRLGDRGATGVVKQDGEFFIVGLDFDYLDEGDLGADCSCDIFCDGYVCEHVYALFREAANQGYQFPNRGGLAIEDCDIDCIMIGTPMPLRTNKATQRTNAKTPAWKKQLTSIARGLSVAQVETPISDLHLAVRKNTQHWFIISLADQITTPKLEINTYRSTRKMDRQWGKPTVAGLTDHDITNMPDPLERAALTLLVPKVAESEFHFQSRYTSNRCFLLRDDLVQPTMKTLAATGRLAWSMETGRSASDPRPIRWDEGAPYQLQLSIVPFQPEKGAERIRVQPRLVREGEFISIADVLIATDDGVLITQDCAHSVMRDQAAAIRGWQANPFIDVPRRSLATLMAEVATWPSVDLDLHPDLDVQCITPQPIPRLHLVSPESNAGQDSNPGPRNGPLNGSGQQTKQVERLLSANILMIYGDAPIPVQSGQRYVWDQTEKQLLARDLTLESELMQPLRQEDFSMDQFGQLHMPRTRLPDVVPQLSELGWEVIADGNAIRRASSFDIQVSSGQDWFDLNASADYDGVTVMLPHLLAALKKGESYVVLDDGSHGLLPQEWLAKFSDLHKTGTVTDDSIRFTRTQALLLDTMLAEQENVSLDRQFKAWCEKLNSFTGIQPADAPKDFEGELREYQQLGLGWFRFLQEFRLGGCLADDMGLGKTIQVLAMLLERQKRRTTKGETRKPSLIVVPKSLVFNWIDEASRFAPTLQLANYTGTTRKELRDRFHEYDAIVTTYGTLRNDILLLREQEFDYVILDEAQAIKNPKSLAAKASRVVNGEHRLAMTGTPVENHLGDLWSLFDFLNPGMLGQTLGTANTAADGNNEQRITHISKALRPFILRRTKEQVLTELPEKTEQTLHCDMEPKQRKLYNELRDHYRAQLTQKIEKDGLAKSKIQVLEALLRLRQAACDPRLVAPKSGVKGAKILRLVEQLEEVISEGHKALVFSQFTSLLSLVRTELDERGWDYEYLDGKTTKRSQHVERFQTDPNCSLFLISLKAGGSGLNLTAADYVFILDPWWNPAVEAQAIDRAHRMGQTKSVMAYRMICRETVEEKIVQLQSSKRKLADAIISQEKSVISDLSSDDLRMLFS, translated from the coding sequence ATGGACGCGACACTGCAGCGAATCTGCTCCAACACTTTTCATCCCGAAACCATCCGCATCGGTGAACAAATTTTGCGAGAGGGCGGTGTCGGAATCGACAGATTGGGTGATCGTGGCGCTACGGGGGTGGTCAAGCAAGACGGCGAGTTTTTCATCGTCGGCCTCGATTTCGATTATCTCGACGAGGGTGATTTGGGAGCGGATTGCAGTTGCGATATTTTCTGCGATGGCTACGTGTGCGAGCACGTCTACGCTTTATTTCGAGAGGCGGCCAACCAAGGGTATCAGTTTCCCAATCGCGGTGGCCTGGCTATCGAAGACTGCGATATCGATTGCATCATGATCGGTACGCCGATGCCCTTGAGGACCAATAAGGCCACCCAGCGAACGAATGCCAAGACGCCCGCGTGGAAAAAGCAACTGACCTCGATCGCACGAGGGCTATCAGTGGCTCAAGTCGAAACGCCGATCTCCGATCTGCATTTGGCGGTGCGCAAGAACACACAACACTGGTTCATCATTTCGCTCGCCGATCAAATCACGACTCCGAAGTTGGAGATCAACACTTACCGCTCCACCCGAAAAATGGATCGCCAATGGGGCAAGCCGACGGTCGCTGGGCTGACCGATCACGACATCACCAACATGCCCGATCCGCTGGAACGAGCGGCGTTGACGCTATTAGTGCCGAAAGTAGCAGAAAGCGAATTCCATTTCCAATCACGCTACACATCTAATCGATGCTTCCTCCTCCGCGATGACCTCGTGCAACCGACGATGAAGACGCTCGCGGCAACGGGGCGACTGGCTTGGTCGATGGAAACCGGTCGCAGTGCATCGGACCCTCGCCCGATTCGCTGGGACGAGGGGGCTCCCTATCAGTTGCAGCTTTCCATCGTCCCCTTTCAGCCCGAGAAAGGAGCCGAGCGGATCCGCGTTCAGCCGCGATTGGTCCGCGAGGGTGAATTCATTTCGATTGCCGACGTGCTGATCGCGACTGACGATGGAGTCCTGATCACCCAGGACTGTGCCCATTCTGTCATGCGAGATCAGGCCGCCGCAATTCGTGGCTGGCAAGCCAATCCGTTCATTGATGTGCCACGACGAAGTCTTGCGACGTTGATGGCGGAGGTCGCAACATGGCCGTCGGTCGACTTGGATTTGCATCCCGATCTGGACGTGCAATGCATAACGCCCCAACCGATCCCACGTTTGCATCTCGTCAGCCCCGAATCAAATGCCGGACAGGACTCAAACCCCGGTCCTCGCAATGGTCCACTTAATGGTTCCGGACAACAAACAAAGCAGGTTGAAAGACTGCTCTCCGCAAACATCTTGATGATCTATGGCGATGCCCCCATCCCTGTTCAATCCGGACAGCGATACGTATGGGATCAAACTGAAAAGCAGTTGTTGGCTCGCGACTTGACGCTCGAAAGCGAGTTGATGCAGCCGCTGCGACAAGAAGACTTCAGCATGGACCAGTTCGGGCAACTGCACATGCCTAGAACCCGACTGCCCGACGTCGTCCCCCAACTCAGTGAACTTGGTTGGGAAGTGATCGCCGACGGCAACGCGATCCGTCGTGCCTCGAGCTTTGACATCCAAGTCTCCTCAGGGCAGGACTGGTTCGACCTCAACGCTTCGGCGGATTACGACGGTGTCACGGTGATGTTGCCCCATTTGTTGGCTGCGCTCAAGAAAGGCGAGAGCTACGTCGTGTTGGACGACGGATCGCACGGGCTGCTGCCGCAAGAATGGTTGGCGAAGTTTTCCGATCTGCACAAAACCGGCACCGTGACGGATGATTCCATCCGATTCACACGGACGCAGGCTCTGTTGCTGGACACGATGCTGGCCGAACAAGAAAACGTCTCCCTGGACCGTCAGTTCAAAGCATGGTGTGAAAAGCTCAATTCGTTTACAGGCATCCAGCCAGCCGATGCGCCCAAGGATTTCGAAGGCGAGCTGCGTGAATACCAACAGCTCGGACTCGGCTGGTTCCGGTTCTTGCAAGAATTTCGCTTGGGCGGTTGCTTGGCCGACGACATGGGACTGGGCAAAACAATCCAAGTCCTGGCGATGCTGTTGGAACGCCAAAAGAGACGTACTACGAAGGGCGAAACCCGCAAGCCGTCACTGATCGTCGTGCCCAAGAGCCTGGTATTCAACTGGATCGATGAAGCCAGCCGGTTCGCGCCGACGTTGCAACTGGCCAACTACACCGGCACGACACGCAAGGAATTGCGGGATCGCTTCCACGAGTACGATGCGATCGTGACCACCTACGGCACGCTGCGAAACGACATCCTGCTGTTGCGGGAACAGGAGTTCGACTATGTGATTTTGGATGAAGCCCAAGCGATCAAGAATCCCAAATCGCTCGCCGCGAAAGCCTCCCGCGTCGTCAACGGCGAGCACCGCTTGGCGATGACCGGCACACCCGTTGAAAATCACCTGGGTGACCTCTGGTCCCTGTTCGACTTCCTCAACCCTGGCATGCTCGGCCAAACTCTCGGAACCGCCAACACCGCCGCCGATGGCAACAACGAGCAGCGGATCACACACATCTCCAAGGCTCTGCGACCATTCATCTTGCGACGCACCAAAGAACAAGTGCTGACCGAGTTGCCCGAGAAAACTGAGCAGACACTGCACTGCGACATGGAGCCCAAGCAACGCAAACTGTACAACGAATTGCGTGACCACTATCGCGCTCAATTGACCCAGAAGATTGAAAAGGACGGCTTGGCCAAGAGCAAGATCCAAGTCCTGGAGGCCTTGCTGCGTCTGCGTCAGGCGGCGTGCGATCCGCGATTGGTCGCACCCAAATCGGGCGTCAAAGGCGCCAAGATTCTTCGACTGGTCGAACAACTCGAGGAAGTGATCAGCGAAGGACACAAGGCTCTGGTGTTTTCGCAATTCACTTCGCTGCTCTCGCTGGTACGCACCGAGTTGGACGAACGGGGCTGGGACTACGAATACCTCGATGGCAAAACGACCAAGCGGTCGCAGCACGTCGAGCGTTTTCAAACGGACCCGAATTGTTCACTGTTCCTGATCAGCCTCAAAGCCGGCGGCAGCGGGCTGAACCTTACCGCTGCCGATTACGTTTTCATCCTGGACCCCTGGTGGAACCCGGCGGTGGAGGCGCAAGCGATCGACCGCGCCCACCGCATGGGACAAACCAAATCCGTGATGGCGTATCGAATGATCTGTCGAGAAACGGTGGAGGAAAAAATCGTCCAGTTGCAGAGTTCCAAACGCAAACTCGCAGACGCAATCATCTCCCAAGAAAAGAGCGTCATCAGCGACCTCTCCAGCGACGACCTCAGAATGCTGTTCTCCTGA
- the purD gene encoding phosphoribosylamine--glycine ligase: protein MKVLVVGSGGREHALAWKIKQSPRVTQVFVAPGNAGTALEATNVDISATDVPAIVQFAKDNQIDLTVVGPEAPLVIGLVDALDEAGLKAFGPSAAAAELEGSKVFCKNLLHTADIPTASYQTFRSAADASRYINDRYTDPSDPVPVVVKADGLAAGKGVIVCETRADALDAIDRIAGQKEFGAAGNELIIEERLVGQEASVLAITDGETIITLPAAQDHKPAYDGDLGPNTGGMGAYCPTPIVDEAMYEKIESDVLVPIVHAMKRARKPFKGVLYAGLMLTAAGPKVLEFNVRFGDPECQPLLMRLKSDLVDILEAAADGKLSELPPLEWDERPSLCVVMASEGYPGDYEKGREITGLAEADAIADVKVFHAGTTLVDGKVVNNGGRVLGVTAIGSSVSAAKLQAYKAVQKIRWQGAWCRKDISDKALNA, encoded by the coding sequence ATGAAAGTATTGGTCGTTGGCAGTGGCGGACGTGAACACGCTTTGGCCTGGAAAATCAAACAGTCTCCGCGGGTCACCCAAGTGTTCGTAGCGCCCGGCAACGCAGGCACCGCGTTGGAAGCGACCAATGTGGATATTTCCGCCACCGACGTTCCAGCAATTGTTCAGTTCGCTAAAGACAATCAAATCGATTTGACGGTCGTGGGCCCGGAGGCGCCCTTGGTCATCGGTCTTGTCGATGCCCTGGACGAGGCGGGCCTGAAAGCATTCGGGCCTTCTGCAGCTGCAGCCGAATTGGAGGGGAGCAAGGTGTTTTGCAAAAACCTGTTGCACACCGCTGACATTCCCACCGCCAGCTACCAAACCTTTCGGTCGGCTGCCGACGCGTCTCGGTACATCAATGATCGTTACACGGACCCCAGCGATCCGGTGCCCGTGGTGGTCAAGGCCGACGGGCTGGCGGCGGGCAAGGGCGTGATCGTTTGCGAAACACGCGCCGACGCGTTGGATGCGATCGACCGTATTGCTGGACAAAAGGAATTCGGTGCCGCTGGGAACGAATTGATCATCGAAGAAAGACTCGTTGGTCAAGAAGCCAGTGTGCTGGCCATCACCGACGGCGAAACCATCATCACTTTGCCAGCCGCCCAAGACCACAAGCCTGCCTACGACGGTGACCTGGGCCCGAACACTGGAGGGATGGGAGCCTACTGTCCGACGCCGATCGTGGATGAAGCGATGTATGAAAAGATCGAGTCGGATGTCTTGGTGCCGATCGTCCACGCCATGAAGCGAGCACGCAAACCATTCAAAGGTGTTTTGTACGCAGGGCTGATGCTGACCGCAGCCGGTCCCAAAGTGTTGGAGTTCAACGTCCGATTCGGTGATCCGGAGTGCCAGCCGCTGCTGATGCGTTTGAAGTCCGATCTGGTCGACATTTTGGAAGCCGCAGCGGACGGTAAGCTCAGCGAACTGCCGCCGCTAGAATGGGACGAACGCCCCAGTCTGTGTGTCGTGATGGCCAGCGAAGGCTATCCAGGCGACTATGAGAAGGGCCGTGAGATCACCGGACTGGCTGAAGCGGATGCCATTGCCGATGTGAAGGTGTTCCATGCAGGGACGACCCTCGTCGACGGCAAGGTCGTCAACAACGGCGGTCGTGTGCTCGGAGTTACCGCGATCGGCAGCAGCGTCAGCGCCGCAAAGCTGCAAGCCTACAAGGCAGTCCAAAAGATCCGTTGGCAGGGCGCATGGTGTCGCAAAGACATCAGCGATAAAGCGCTCAACGCGTGA
- a CDS encoding methylamine utilization protein: MKPTQMLSRIVLSAAAALLVLPSANADETATLKMTFKYKGDAPAPKFLDPNKDKAFCGLHKIPDESLVVNQENNGIKNVIVYLKAGRRDRKNLPDTKPEPKTHILANENCRFEPHVIIAHAGDTIKVTNPDTVGHNANFAFFANNQQNLTVPSGGAVEVKVDEAEPAAIPVACNIHEWMLSHLIVLDHPFAAVSDENGVLEIKGIPAGVEFEFRASHDTGSFDDISVGGKAEKWENNRFKMELKPGMNDLGVVELDAADFQSK, translated from the coding sequence TTGAAACCCACTCAAATGCTCAGTCGCATCGTTCTGTCCGCCGCGGCTGCTTTGCTGGTTCTGCCTTCTGCCAACGCTGATGAAACAGCGACGCTGAAGATGACGTTCAAATACAAAGGCGACGCACCTGCACCGAAGTTCTTGGACCCCAACAAGGACAAAGCGTTTTGCGGACTGCACAAGATTCCTGACGAGTCTTTGGTGGTCAATCAAGAAAACAACGGCATCAAGAATGTCATCGTTTATCTGAAGGCTGGTCGTCGTGATCGCAAGAATCTGCCAGACACCAAACCGGAACCCAAGACGCACATTCTGGCGAATGAGAATTGCCGCTTCGAGCCGCACGTGATCATCGCCCACGCCGGCGACACGATCAAAGTCACCAATCCAGACACCGTCGGCCACAACGCGAACTTTGCATTCTTTGCCAACAACCAACAAAACTTGACCGTGCCATCCGGCGGAGCTGTTGAAGTCAAAGTGGATGAGGCAGAGCCCGCCGCGATTCCGGTTGCCTGCAACATTCACGAGTGGATGCTGTCGCACCTGATCGTCCTGGATCACCCCTTCGCCGCAGTGAGCGATGAAAACGGAGTCTTGGAAATCAAAGGCATTCCGGCTGGCGTCGAGTTCGAGTTCCGAGCCAGTCACGACACAGGTTCATTCGACGACATCTCCGTCGGTGGAAAAGCGGAGAAGTGGGAAAACAATCGCTTCAAGATGGAACTCAAGCCCGGCATGAACGACCTGGGTGTCGTGGAACTCGATGCCGCTGACTTTCAATCCAAGTAG